In Hyphomicrobiales bacterium, the sequence CGGCGTGTCGACCGTCTCGCTGGAACGGGCGTATTCGATCTCGCTTTCGCCTGTGCGGTCGAGCGTGCCGGGCGGTATCGCCTCGACATTGCCGGCGATGCGCTCACCCACCGGCGTCGTCACCAGATAGAGCGAGGCGCCCGGGCCCCGCGAGCGGCGCTCGACGATGTTCACCAGCCGCCGGATGCCGCCCTGGCGCTGCTGCTCGGCCAGCCCCTGGATTTCCGCGTCGATCGTCGAGCGGATCTGGTCGGTCAGCAGGCGCTGGGCGTTCCAGGCGACATAGCCCAGGGAAAAAGCCGCGAAGAGAGCGAAGATGACGAGATAGGCCGCCGTCAGCTTGAAGGCCGTCGTGCGGAACAGGGTGGGCAGGAGCCTCTGGCGCTTATGCGCGGGCGCCGGTGCGTCAGCGGGCGACGTCACGGACCATGTACCCCGCGCCGCGGATCGTATGGATCATCGGCTGCTCGAAACCCTTGTCGACCTTGGCGCGCAGGCGGCTGACATGCACGTCGATGACATTGGTCTGGGGATCGAAATGATAATCCCAGACGTTCTCGAGCAGCATGGTGCGCGTCACCACCTGCCCGGCATGCTTCATCAGATATTCGAGCAGGCGGAACTCGCGCGGCTGAAGGACGATCTCCTGCCCTTCGCGGGTGACGCGATGCGCCAACCGGTCGAGCACCAGTTCGCCGACGCGATAGGTGGTCGGTTCGGAGGAGGGAGCGCCGCGGCGGCGCGCCAGCACCTCGACACGAGCCAGAAGCTCGGAAAAGGCGTAGGGCTTGGGCAGGTAGTCGTCACCACCGGCGCGCAGGCCCTTCACCCGGTCGTCGACCTGGGCCAGTGCGGAGAGGATCAGCGCCGGCGTCTCGTCCTTCTGTTCGCGCAGGGAGCGGATCAGCGACAGGCCGTCGAGGCGCGGCAGCATGCGGTCGACGACCAGCACGTCGTAGCCGCCGCCCTCGGCCATGGCATAGCCCTGCAGCCCGTCCGGAGCATGGTCGGCAACATGGCC encodes:
- the cusR gene encoding DNA-binding transcriptional activator CusR, translated to MRLLIVEDDAEAAAYLTKAFREVGHVADHAPDGLQGYAMAEGGGYDVLVVDRMLPRLDGLSLIRSLREQKDETPALILSALAQVDDRVKGLRAGGDDYLPKPYAFSELLARVEVLARRRGAPSSEPTTYRVGELVLDRLAHRVTREGQEIVLQPREFRLLEYLMKHAGQVVTRTMLLENVWDYHFDPQTNVIDVHVSRLRAKVDKGFEQPMIHTIRGAGYMVRDVAR